The genomic segment TGAAAAGGCAACCAGCAGAGTGCAAACACCAGCACCACACAGACCAGCATCTTGGTGGTCTTCTGACGCCTCTGATGGTAGTGATCGTTCCCTGACCCGGGACTGACGTGATTCTTTAGCTTACTCCAAATGCGGATGTAGGCATAGCTGATGATCACCAGGGGCAGGACATATTGGATCAGGAGCATGGAGACACTGTAGATGGTGCCGTAATTCACGTTCCCTTCTCTCTGCCAGCTTTCTGCACAGACCACCATCTTGACATCCTGACTGATGTCAATGGAGAAATACTCCCGGAAGATGGCCAAGGGACTGGCCAACAGAGCACTGCCGGCCCAGACCACCCCGATGATCAGGAAGCTGATTTGCTTAGAGATTTTGCTCTCCAAGTGATACACAATGCACCGGTGCCGATCCAAGGCTATCACAGTCAATGTTACTATCGAGACCTGCACAGCGAGACCTTGGGCATAAGGCACCAGGTAGCACAGTACTGGACCAAGTTTCCACTCCCCCTGCAGAGTATAAACTAAAGTGAAAGGCAGGCAGAGTGTGTTCACCAGTAGATCAGCCACAGCCAAGTTGGCAATGAAGAAGTTAGTCACCGTGCGCATACTCTTGAATTTGATCACGACGTGGATCACCAGGGTGTTGCCCAACAACCCTAGCAAGATAATCGTACTGTAGGCACAGATGAGGACGATCTGCACCTCCACCATCTTGGTGCTGTCCTTCAGCCCTCGCTCAGAGTCATCGGGGAGATCACTGTAGGGGATGGTGAAGCCCAGCAAGTTCATTTGGGCGTACAGCTCCATTTTGGATAAGCTCGTCTGGTTCCCTTCAGTCTTTGCTCCTCCCATTGGCCCCATGCTCTTAGAAGCTCAATTCAGAACATGTGGCCAAGATTTTCCTGCAAGAGATATCAAGAAATATagatgtataaatataaatatatattaaagcaACAGAAATGTGAAGTGCTAAACAGAAATAGGGAGGGCAATGAATTAGTCTAGTTAGGTTGTTAAGAAATTGAACGGGAAAGTCCTGGATTCAAATGGCACCTTAGACATGAATATTCAAGGTGGCCAGTATCTGTCAGTCTCAGTTCCTCATTTCTAATAtgaccataataataatattggccTTCCAGAGCAATTGTTGTGAAGAGCTCTCTGCACATTGAGAAACTGCACAAATAATCTGACAAAGGGATTTTTGATCCTTGAAAGCTTAGACTCCAAaaattttgttggtttctcaGGTGCTGTTGGACAAGCCTTTTTCTCACCAAATAAAGTTACTGATTATGAATAGGACTTTTGCAAAATTCAATATGCTCGTCAAGAAAGCTTCTGTCAAGAAAAACaaaattgtaaataaaatattaaccaAAAATGCAAATAGGACCCTGATGTAATCAGCTGCATTCCTTCCAGTgtatatttgcattttatttaaacGTTGTATACTGCTTCACAGTGAAAAACCCACAAGTTTCTAAAGGTATTTGCAGCAAAAGTACCCGAAATCATATGCAACTTTAAACACCAAAAGTTAAATATATAAAAGCCAGGGTTCATGGAGCTATTCGATTCATCAACTAAACCAACACAGATCAAAAGTACAGCATTGGCATAATACATGCACCAGAATCTCAGTGAGACACATTGTGATCTTTGGATTTTCTGAAACCAAAACAGGCTGTAGCCAAACATGCTTCATGAAGCCAGAGGCAGTCTTGCTGCTGCCTAGAAGGTCCTCCTGTTACACCCATCAGACTTCTAGTGGtgatagaagatggagcagggcCCCTTCCAATCACCTGAGTCTACACATGGCCATTTCTTTATTCCTGTTAATCCAGGTCTGAGTCACAGCTGATTGTCTCCAGGCAAATACAGGAGTGAATAAGTGTTGGTACAAGTGCAAGAGAGGAAATAGTTGGCATTCTGGTATAGCCTAGTCAAGTCCTTCCCAATTTTTACCAAGCCAGTTCAGAAGCATATTATTTCTAGCCCATGCCCTAAAACATGCCCAGGTACAAGAGATGccgagagttctgggagaaacaCTCATAAAAATTCTGAATACTTATGTCATCTGAAGACATGAaacaaaagacaaagaaaagTCATGATATTTGCATGAGGGGATTGGTCATTTTGTCCCATTTCAGAGTAGAGAGACTGTTGGGCAATATACAAATCTTTCAATTAAATTCAGATTCACAGAGGAACCATTAGGAATGGCAGGGCACTCAGAATTTCCAGAAGTAAAATTATATGCTCTTGTTCaggcaggttccctggagagaaggttaaaaaaaaatctaactacTGTTGTAAATTAACATGCAGCCTAATAGCTAGGAAAATTCTTCCTTTCCACAAACTGCTTGTCTCTTGGAGCAAGTAGTGCTATGAACATGTGATATACGTGTTCAATGAGACAAACTAATCAAGGCTTTGGGAGGAAGTTCTTATGCATTTCTAAGCTACATTAAGAGAGGCTATCATAGATTAATTGTTGCGTACATGTCATTGCTCAGATAACTATTGACTATTAAGTGTGAACTGCAAAATCATTGGATGACAAATGCCGGTTTTTAATGTCAATGTTTTCCTACATCTGCAGAATGTTTGGAGAATTTCCCCTTTAAATTAACATCCACTGAGGAAAACTTTGAAGACTGGGGCAGCCAAATCATTTCAGCTCTGGCTGAAACCATTGTGGAAATATTTCCAGGCTACTCAAGCCAATCCAGTTCCACATCATCACCACAGTTGTACAGCTACACAAGGCAATGTTCCATCAAAGAAATCCATCTGAATCCATCCTTGAATTTCtacaaaacatttattccaacGATCTGTCTGTACATACAAATTACTATAAGTGAATTTCACAAGCCAGATAAAATCAGAAATTTAGGCTCAGTCAATGTTTCACATATTCAAAGAAATCTACCCAACAGCCATGCTTAGGTAGGGATTATTTCTGAAATGGCTCTTTTTGTTTTAGACCAAAAGGCCCATAGTTAAAAGGACAATTCAATATGGATGAGGTTAACTGAATAAAAAAGCAGATCATGAATTTTAAACCGACGTAACTGCATCTCTTGTATTTGTCCCTTGTTAGCTTTTCCTGACCATTTCATTCTTTCCTGTGTTGTATCCCCCATTTTGTAACTGGGATTTCAATCTCGGCTGAAGCTTTTGTGCTCTGTACATTTTGATTATATGGGAAACAAGAGTATTACTTAAAAAGGAATCTGTAATAGTCCCCTTGAAATATTTATCAGCAAATAACATGCTGCTCCTTTGTACCTTACCTTACACAATTTATGTAAGATCTTTCTTTACACTTTCATGGTCTGTTTACTCATTCATTCACACTGTTAACATTTACCCTAATAAAGCATTACTACTTCAGAGTATCTGTTTGCGGTAAACATTTAGCTGTGTTTGTATTGATATCTCTAACCCACAGCTACAAAAGTCAATGGAGGAGTTTATGTTTAGATCAATGGCACAAAACTTCAGCACAATTGTCCTTCAGTCTGTCATGAACTAGGCATCATGTTCAACAGCCTACAACATGCAAATAACTGCCTTTTTTATTCCTAATAATGGCCATTTTGTCAGATGGCTTGAAGAATTTCACCTTCCAGATTTTCAGCTGCTGCTAGCTATATTCCTCTGGTTTTCTCTGACAACATTGACCATTCCTAACCACTGTGCGCAACATCTCCCCTTTCAAATAGGTCAAGCTTCCATCTCCTCAACAGGCCATTCCTGATGCTAAAACTGTGAGTGACATCCTAGACATTTTAGAACTTTTAGAAGTCAACAGAAGAGGACACAGCTCTGCCTCAGCACCTCCTATTCCTTTAAACTGAccactggaaaaaaacagatgatgATCTGACAAATGGTTACATCTTTTAACACGCAAGAAATCTGAAACATAAACCTACTGCAATCGAATGGAATTAATATGTGgagcattttttccccctttaaagctcAGAATAAAGAACCAACCACTTCCAGCAGCATAAATGGCACCTTACGATAAACATTAAAGGAACATAAATCATGTTCAGTGCCATAGGACGTTTCTACAATACATTAACTTTGAAATTAAATCAAGAGATCATTTAAAAATAACCAGACGTGcaataaagagatgggaataccagagcatcttatttgtctcttgagaaatttatatgcaggtcaagaagcaacagtgagaactgaacatggaatcactgattggttcaaaattgagaaaggagttcggcaaggctgtatactgtcgccttgcctatttaacttgtatgcagagcacatcatgagaaaggcgggattagaggagtcacaaatcgggatcaagattgcagggagaaatatcaaaaacctcagatatgcagatgataccactctaatggcagaaagtgaagaggaattaaagagcctgttgatgcaggtgaaggaggagagtgcaaaagttggcttgaaactcaacatcaagaaaacaaagatcatggcatccggccctctcaattcctggcaaatagatgtggaagaaatggaggtcgtgacagattttattttcctgggctccaagatcactgcagatggggactgcagcaaagaaattaaaagacgcttgctcctggagaggaaagctatggaaaatctagacagcatcctaaaaagcagagacatcaccctgccaacaaaagtgcgtttagtcaaggctatggtattcccagttgcaatgtatggctgcgaaagttggaccataaggaaggcagagcgtcaaagaattgaggcttttgaactctggtgctggagaagactcttgagagtcccttggactgcaaggcgaacaaaccggtcagtcctagaggagatcagccctgactgctccttagaaggccagatcctgaagatgaaactcaaatactttggccacctcatgagaaggaaggactccctggagaagagcctaatgctgggagcgatcgagggcaaaagaagaaggggatgacagagaacaaggtggttggatggagtcactgaagcagtaggtgcaaacttaaatggacttaaatgggaatggtagagaaggcctggaggatcattgtccatggggtcgcgatgggtcggacacaactttgcacctaacaacaacaagacgaGCAATAGGGGGGGGCACACAAATCTTTTCTATTTGGACATTTGGAATAATTTACAGAACTTTTCAAGGaatgacaaaaaaagaaagtacaACCAGATCCTTCTCTATGATGCAAGAATTAATAAACCTTAAATGACGCATCTACTTTTTTCATTTAATAAAGGCAGTAACAGAGGGGATTATCTAAGAAAAGGTGAAATGATATTTCTAGTTTATATTAAACATTTTGTTGAAATGTTCCAGTTTAGCTATCTAAAATCCAAGATGCATCGGGCTGCCAGacccagactgggaaactcctggagattggatcaggagcctggggaggacgagggagctcagtgggggacAGGGCCCTAGAGCCCAAGCTTCAAagcgttttctccaagggaagtgatctcCATAACCTGGAAATGaaatataattccaggggatccccgggtccccctggaggctggcatcccgacaTGGAGGCAAAGACACTGGCAAGCTTCATCACATGGTTTGCCGTCGCAAGTAAGCATCACGCAGCACTATGTTCCGAGGAGCCACCCTTTGTGTCAGATGAACAACTCCtccaaacagttcctctgaatGAAAATCTTAGTCATTGCTTTCTGACCATTCTCTACAGCTTTTCTTGACAAGTTATTTCACCTAACTTTCTCTACCATTTAAGAGGAAAACATGTATTGATAAGATAAACAAACGCTAACTTCATGCTCAATGAGGAGTTTATTATAGTATATACCTATATTCGACTCCCATGCGGGGCTCCCAGCTATGCTCCATCCAAGGGCTGTCCTCACCTGCTTTGCTTCAGCAATCCTGCAGCATCAGATGCTCCAGAGCCATTTTAAAGGCCACGTGTGACAGATAAAGAGTGCCTTCTCATTCTGCTGGTGGTGTGAGAATGGGGGAGGCGTTCCTTTTTATAAAAGCCACCCGTAGAGCACTATTAGCAAGATCTGAATGGAGTTGCCGTAATTCAACCATATCAATAAATCAAAGATACCTCCCCCAAGGTAAATCAATAGTCATGGAGCCTTGCTATGCTTACTGTGAAAAGCATAAATATTTTAGCTTGGAAATCTATAATACCATTCAGATTGAACTGCCAaacatctctgctgcctggggaaCACAGCCACAGATATTCTTAATGCACACATTTACTTGTGCATTGATTGGCCTGCTTTCAAACTGGCATGACATACTAAGACATTGTCTTTCTCCCTGACCTCCTTGCACACCAAAGCTGCACAAAAGTTTGATAAAGGCATTCCAGTAATGCTGCCCCTGTTTCATTAATGAGGACATATTGCTTTCTCCTTCTCGGGTCTTCATGTTTTgccctttgggggaaaaaaggcaACAGAAGTAATTTTAAGGAGCCAAATGATAAGAAAAGGCAAcatcaaatctggagaaccgctccccactccttcacttgctgggtgaccatggacatctggagagtcacagtttggccacccctagatagcacccccccccccaatcccatgaTAGGATTTTTTTTCTGAGCAATATTAGAGTTAATTTACctggaaattttaattcaaattagattttatattgtatcttAGAATTTTCCAGGATTTTAATTGCATTGTGATCCCCGAGTCTGCTGAGAAAGAACAGAATGAAAGTTcagataaaaaataaatttaaatctcTTGTGAAGTAGGTCAATCTTGCTCATACCCCAGCCTTCCCGCATCGATTCCCAAAGACAATATGGCTGAACACCCAAGCTACTGGGATCATCTTACTAATATAATGAATGTAAAGCACTTTGAACTCTGAAAGTATGCTATAAATGCCCAGCATTAATGTGCAAAACAGGGGCCCTCTTATGTAGCACCTTGATTCCTGGAGAGTGGAAACTGGGGGCTAGTTTCGGTGGATCCTGAGTCTGATTCTGCAGCCACCCAACAGGGTAGAGAAGTCACAGCCTCCATGGACTGTATGCTGTGGCACAGTATTTGTTACTGCAGATTCAAGGCAGAAATGCAGCCTGCATCCTGCCAAAGATGACTTTCTGTGGGAGCACAGCCCTCCTGCTATTCCAAAGGCACCAAGTTAGTGCAAGGGAGTAAAAATAAACGTGGCTTATTTTTCCTAGGGACTCTCGGTTTCATGCATGGGCACAGTCATATAGTTAAGTGGCCGATTTCCTTAACTGATGAACATCCTGCTGTTTTGATGCATGGGTCGACCATGTGTCCAGTGCGTGGCCAACTGCCACAGTCTGCCCATACTCCCAGTTTCTTCTTGCTCTGGGCCACCATCTGTTGCTGCCCCGTCCCATTGTTTGTAGGGCCATTTCAGCTTGTCTGGCTAGAATAAGGCTTCAAGGTTATTTAAAACGGTAACTATTTTGTCCCTCTCCTTAGACTTTGGTTTAACCCAAGTACCACACTAAGTAGTCAGAAAGCTTTAATACGAGGGATGCTCCTTTGGAATGTTTTCACAACTGATCTGAAAACTGAGCTTTCATTTCCCACTGGGACATTGCCAACAAATCCAGCTGTTTTGCATTACCTTGGTGGAGGCTCTTCAGGTCCTAAAGATGATATCTCTGAACATGTTGGGGAAGGTGCATCTCTATGGCAACAATGGCGGGGGTCTTAGGGCCAAGAATGCACTTTACATTGACGAGATCAGttgacaactggggggggggcacaaaagtGGTTGGAATGCAGCTACATACCCACCTTTTGGCATTCCTGAGGTAAAAGTACTGAGCTTCTCCGGAGGGTGTCATGCCAAGGGTGCAACTGAAGACTTGCAGGGCAATGAAATGAGATGGTGGAGAATCTATGATTGcagctctgctttaaaaaaaacccttctgacAGCAGCCGGGGAAAGAGGATGGGGTGATTACGGTCCAAGCTCTGGTGTTGGGGAGGAAggctcaccacccccacccccaccccaccccggtctTGCCAGTTTAAATTGCTTCTCCccctgggagaaagggggggttCAAAATTAGAGAACCAATATAAGAAAAAGGATaaagctccctcccccttcagcaCTAGGCATCTGGACACACCTGCCCCACCACAGAGctgcttgaccccccccccccctttcatcgaAAGTGCAGGAAATCTGCTGCTGGCACATTGACACAGAGAGGGATATTGGACACTTCAGGCCAGTCTCTGACTGAGGGTCTCTCCcttacttcatagggttgttgggAGAGCAACTGGAGGGGATTCAGAAATGCCACCCTGAGACCAATGGAAGAAGGGGGGATTGGTTTCAACAGGGTGTTCTGACGAGTAACTCTGCTGGGGCCTGGAGCATAGAAACATGCCAATGATACACACACTGCTAGAATAGAGATCTAAATAATCCCCACATTCCTCCCAACAGCAACATCAAAAGGGGGGCATGGAGGAGTTTTCCAGCCAAACCCTGCTTTCTTTTCTGTCTGCTCATTGCTTCTGGCAGGTGATCAGCTGAAATCCTTTCTTTGCTACACTCTGCAGGGGTCCTTCCCTCTGGGGAAGCATTTTTGGTCAGTGCAGGAGGGGCAGAGACAAAAGTGCCTTTGGTTAGCAGATGCTGAAAATGAGCCCTCTGGagggtatctgggggggggggggttgctgcaaAGAATCCCTTTCAGGATCCTCCatcttcccctttcctccccccaccaactGGAGCTTGGGATTGCCAGCCTTCTTTGGGATCCTTCAACTAACTACTCTAGAGGAGTTCTGCACATTTCAGCAGAACTCCTGCTTGAAACATTTATCAAGGTTCTTGCTACACATTTCAACTGCATGAGAATAAGCAGCCCACCCAAATGTCACACATCACCGCATCACCTTTACTTCAGaggcaagcctgttgcattcataCTTTCCAATAAAGAAACTTAGGAATGCC from the Paroedura picta isolate Pp20150507F chromosome 10, Ppicta_v3.0, whole genome shotgun sequence genome contains:
- the NPY2R gene encoding neuropeptide Y receptor type 2 yields the protein MGPMGGAKTEGNQTSLSKMELYAQMNLLGFTIPYSDLPDDSERGLKDSTKMVEVQIVLICAYSTIILLGLLGNTLVIHVVIKFKSMRTVTNFFIANLAVADLLVNTLCLPFTLVYTLQGEWKLGPVLCYLVPYAQGLAVQVSIVTLTVIALDRHRCIVYHLESKISKQISFLIIGVVWAGSALLASPLAIFREYFSIDISQDVKMVVCAESWQREGNVNYGTIYSVSMLLIQYVLPLVIISYAYIRIWSKLKNHVSPGSGNDHYHQRRQKTTKMLVCVVLVFALCWLPFHIFQLVSDIYSRVLDLAEYKLIYTLFHVIAMCSTFANPILYGWMNTNYRTVFLTTFQCEQRLDSIHPEASPALKTKKNLEVKEKHCNGSPFSEPTNV